The sequence CGAGCGCAGCCACTTGCCGATCCGGATCGAGGTGCCCCCGGGCGTCACGCACCGTTCTTCCGTATCCGCCGGCGAGAGCCGCCCGAAGATCTCGACCGACTCGCGGTGGCGTTGGCGGAGATCGGCGAGCACCGCGTCGCGGCCCGACGCGAGATCGGGCCCGCACCCCGCGTACCGGCTCGGGCGCCGCATCACGTTCTCGGCGAACATCCAGCGCTCGATCGCGGCGATGTGGCGGACCGTCTCGCCGAGCGTGAATCCCGCGCGATCCGTCGTGGAGGACGGATCGCTCGCGAAGCGGGCCGGCGACCATTCGATCCTCTCCTCGGGAATGAGCGCCGCCACCTTCTCCGTGCGCGAGCGGACCTTCTCGAAGTAGACGAGGAACTCGGAAGGGGAATCCACGATCAGCCGCTTCGCGGCGGATCC is a genomic window of Thermoanaerobaculia bacterium containing:
- a CDS encoding DinB family protein, coding for MDSPSEFLVYFEKVRSRTEKVAALIPEERIEWSPARFASDPSSTTDRAGFTLGETVRHIAAIERWMFAENVMRRPSRYAGCGPDLASGRDAVLADLRQRHRESVEIFGRLSPADTEERCVTPGGTSIRIGKWLRS